The following are encoded together in the Bombus pyrosoma isolate SC7728 linkage group LG17, ASM1482585v1, whole genome shotgun sequence genome:
- the LOC122576859 gene encoding uncharacterized protein LOC122576859, with the protein MRNNEGSALYLLLVLILCAEVCITNARHLIKKRNYSDQSVRGYLAERTCWWNEVCKEEFHSKFRCRCPRWSYCRAPGRYYDAHCSITRTGYIWTQPETSLTLEVNK; encoded by the exons ATGCGCAACAAT GAAGGATCAGCGTTGTACTTATTGCTAGTATTAATCTTATGCGCAGAAGTATGTATAACAAACGCGAGACATttgattaaaaagagaaattatagCGATCAAAGCGTGAGAGGTTATTTGGCAGAG AGGACTTGTTGGTGGAATGAGGTGTGCAAAGAAGAATTTCACAGCAAATTCCGCTGCCGTTGTCCAAGATGGTCCTATTGTCGTGCTCCTGGCAGATATTACGACGCTCATTGTAGTATAACACGTACAGGCTACATTTGGACTCAACCAGAAACTTCATTGACGCTCGAAGTTAATAAATGA
- the LOC122576858 gene encoding COMM domain-containing protein 3-like isoform X3 — protein MDIMMELSKDTIDGLANILNTNIVADDNFLQILGMAISYIYENPTEIKCTIKTSDAKPILTKKVFADVVCLLIEATRHDLDEESLRSFLNLVYIGEKRITKLCEVYINNKKAIQSQLELIGNNPPHIIDIDWHLDYCVKSFSVGHMQFTRCSSLSCAT, from the exons ATG GATATAATGATGGAATTATCAAAAGACACCATTGATGGTCTTGCTAATATTCTAAACACAAATATTGTTGCTGACGATAACTTTCTACAAATTCTAGGAATGgctatttcatatatatatgaaaatcctacagaaataaaat gcACTATCAAAACATCTGATGCGAAAccaattttaacaaaaaaggTTTTTGCCGATGTGGTATGTTTACTTATAGAGGCTACCCGACATGATTTAGATGAAGAAAGCTTAAGAAGTTTTTTAAATCTTGTATATATTggtgaaaaaagaattacgaaattatgtgaagtatacattaataataaaaaggcaATACAGTCTCAGTTGGAATTGATAGGCAATAATCCACCTCACATTATTGATATAGACTGGCATTTAGATTACTGTGTCAAG TCATTTTCAGTTGGACACATGCAATTCACTAGGTGTTCCTCTTTATCATGTGCGACTTAG
- the LOC122576858 gene encoding COMM domain-containing protein 3-like isoform X1: MDIMMELSKDTIDGLANILNTNIVADDNFLQILGMAISYIYENPTEIKCTIKTSDAKPILTKKVFADVVCLLIEATRHDLDEESLRSFLNLVYIGEKRITKLCEVYINNKKAIQSQLELIGNNPPHIIDIDWHLDYCVKLDTCNSLGVPLYHVRLSTKKHETIDHVTFSCTIQQLQELVFKLKDAIRYSEKLTNV, encoded by the exons ATG GATATAATGATGGAATTATCAAAAGACACCATTGATGGTCTTGCTAATATTCTAAACACAAATATTGTTGCTGACGATAACTTTCTACAAATTCTAGGAATGgctatttcatatatatatgaaaatcctacagaaataaaat gcACTATCAAAACATCTGATGCGAAAccaattttaacaaaaaaggTTTTTGCCGATGTGGTATGTTTACTTATAGAGGCTACCCGACATGATTTAGATGAAGAAAGCTTAAGAAGTTTTTTAAATCTTGTATATATTggtgaaaaaagaattacgaaattatgtgaagtatacattaataataaaaaggcaATACAGTCTCAGTTGGAATTGATAGGCAATAATCCACCTCACATTATTGATATAGACTGGCATTTAGATTACTGTGTCAAG TTGGACACATGCAATTCACTAGGTGTTCCTCTTTATCATGTGCGACTTAGTACTAAAAAACATGAAACAATAGATCATGTAACATTTTCATGTACAATACAACAGTTGCAAGAACTGGTATTTAAGCTCAAAGATGCCATCAGATACTCAGAGAAGCTTACTAATGTTTAG
- the LOC122576858 gene encoding COMM domain-containing protein 3-like isoform X2 has translation MMELSKDTIDGLANILNTNIVADDNFLQILGMAISYIYENPTEIKCTIKTSDAKPILTKKVFADVVCLLIEATRHDLDEESLRSFLNLVYIGEKRITKLCEVYINNKKAIQSQLELIGNNPPHIIDIDWHLDYCVKLDTCNSLGVPLYHVRLSTKKHETIDHVTFSCTIQQLQELVFKLKDAIRYSEKLTNV, from the exons ATGATGGAATTATCAAAAGACACCATTGATGGTCTTGCTAATATTCTAAACACAAATATTGTTGCTGACGATAACTTTCTACAAATTCTAGGAATGgctatttcatatatatatgaaaatcctacagaaataaaat gcACTATCAAAACATCTGATGCGAAAccaattttaacaaaaaaggTTTTTGCCGATGTGGTATGTTTACTTATAGAGGCTACCCGACATGATTTAGATGAAGAAAGCTTAAGAAGTTTTTTAAATCTTGTATATATTggtgaaaaaagaattacgaaattatgtgaagtatacattaataataaaaaggcaATACAGTCTCAGTTGGAATTGATAGGCAATAATCCACCTCACATTATTGATATAGACTGGCATTTAGATTACTGTGTCAAG TTGGACACATGCAATTCACTAGGTGTTCCTCTTTATCATGTGCGACTTAGTACTAAAAAACATGAAACAATAGATCATGTAACATTTTCATGTACAATACAACAGTTGCAAGAACTGGTATTTAAGCTCAAAGATGCCATCAGATACTCAGAGAAGCTTACTAATGTTTAG
- the LOC122576857 gene encoding serine-rich adhesin for platelets-like isoform X2: protein MSGQSGGHRLRLSKLNDQLTCKLCGGYFIDATTIIECLHSFCRSCIVKYLENNKYCPICEVQVHKSKPLLNIRPDHTLQDIVYKLVPGCYQNEMRCRRDFYLKHPEACTQATSPEARGEPIESHIYSPDESLSLSLEYFSPSKDIKGIAVKPLLRRYLRCPAAVTIFHLQKLIRAKYGLTDAHRVDVMYKEEPLCSSYTLMDVMYIYHWRRKVPLHLSYRIFESSPKRIKLSEDNVNYKTTLLHAGIDSIESKEEKSIKREWKEVQLKISETGIMSITDITDQQFKKNTKVEESITSIETINTSIVEENDSKIPEVSEGNKPSSDKQDVSESDNSFKLNEFGEQKCSNQTETAKALTKGIENTINLKYEEESKNRSDNNNVEDKTILQKSIQSQEMAQYVGEHEIRNNNIENKDQKESSRNNNNIIADKLENSKQNSRNEIKFINTGSKINALSVKLQFQPKTGQISSNNASSKKVTKDRKITPQSSKKVDVKITENLKSTELKNSFDPSKTQVMTNNGGVTLTKSLVPCSTKAISQKAELLDATESVLSTYPSTSVNSETREAEINVRNVQSTDQKEEYSSQGESIVEKKPYVSEQISAESCQRTNGQANTLSQKSYTQIESLSNDNLASSNLSTSLPMSVGNGINPISTSTISQSTSTFPYMVQDLVNSTMMKNSLKSLSTSTTQKLSSTAISENEVPTSSVSESSTAFTIPSLNVSSSLKSSYLSPSTSKESVLKANLEITNTYSVPPCPDAIPISLMKPTIRKNELITKGSNLNEICAKIGASGSKINDICAKIGENSKEKNKTEVRSKSDIPDLLKIGRKNGSPSIAIDSSSKQQQHTNIPNVPVYAPNSSAITTESKHIYSNVKDSLRATSLITTSPMATSHSLQKVLSVSKKQSQAVGYKTLRDPPRCWNPTLSKNNYVAVKNQSKETQNQLHQTTLFERSKTIQSKPAKIFKMRNMPRYLGNPASGVKPMYGIGNECKEKEQSTMASTTTTNTSSSSKNGNLKNTSQEDVSAFNLSKTGNFCNTEVVNIPTETVRNSKSTSLSPSSSVGQNKNTSIVNSKIKLETSPLGAGDQDQNKERLEKEVIKCKEQNLYLSKGQNLEKSQPDEDSDGVNTKKEKSPPQINGDLTNEKKDEAITEKITEQNEQNEAEIVQVSEKVVEKEKVEEPKSEKCEKTEEQQNNSEIQVNKTKT from the exons ATGTCAGGTCAGAGTGGAGGGCATCGGTTAAGGTTGTCCAAACTCAACGATCAGCTGACGTGCAAATTATGCGGTGGATATTTCATTGATGCCACTACTATCATAGAGTGTTTGCATTCGT TTTGCAGGAGCTGTATTGTCAAGTATCTGGAGAACAATAAGTATTGTCCAATATGTGAGGTACAGGTGCACAAAAGTAAACCACTACTCAACATTCGTCCAGACCACACTTTGCAGGACATTGTATATAAACTGGTACCAGGATGCTATCAAa atGAGATGCGATGTAGAAGagacttttatttaaaacatccTGAAGCATGCACTCAAGCAACATCTCCAGAGGCAAGAGGGGAACCAATTGAATCGCATATATATTCTCCAGATGAATCACTTAGTTTATCATTAGAATACTTTAGTCCATCCAAGGACATCAAAGGTATAGCTGTAAAACCTTTATTGAGGCGGTATCTTCGTTGTCCTGCTGCAGTgaccatttttcatttacaaaaGCTTATACGAGCTAAGTATGGCTTAACTGATGCACATAGGGTGGATGTAATGTATAAAGAGGAACCACTGTGTAGTAGTTATACATTGATGGATGTGATGTATATTTATCATTGGAGACGA aaagTGCCATTGCATTTAAGTTACAGAATATTTGAATCTTCTCCAAAGCGAATAAAACTTTCTGAAGATAATGTCAATTATAAAACAACTTTACTTCATGCTGGAATTGATTCCATTGaatcaaaagaagaaaaatcaataaaaaggGAATGGAAAGAAGTACAGTTGAAGATTTCTGAAACCGGTATTATGAGTATTACAGATATAACGGACCaacaatttaagaaaaatacaaaagttgaaGAATCCATTACTAGcattgaaacaataaatacGTCAATAGTTGAAGAAAATGATAGTAAAATACCTGAAGTCAGTGAAGGAAACAAACCGTCTTCAGACAAACAAGACGTTAGCGAGTCTgataattctttcaaattaaacgaatttggTGAACAAAAATGCTCCAATCAAACAGAAACTGCGAAAGCATTAACaaaaggaatagaaaatacgataaaCCTTAAATATGAGGAGGaatcgaaaaatcgatcgGATAATAACAATGTTgaagataaaacaattttgcAGAAGAGTATTCAATCACAAGAGATGGCACAATATGTGGGTGAAcatgaaattagaaataataacattgaaaataaagatcaaAAGGAGTCATcaagaaataacaataatattatcgcGGATAAATTGGAAAACTCTAAGCAAAATTCAAGAAAtgagataaaatttataaatacaggATCGAAAATCAATGCTCTAAGTGTGAAATTACAATTCCAACCGAAAACTGGACAAATTAGCAGTAACAATGCTTCCTCGAAAAAGGTTACGAAAGATAGGAAAATCACACCACAGTCATCTAAAAAGGTAGATGTAAAGATTACTGAAAACTTAAAATCTACAGaactgaaaaattcttttgatCCTTCGAAAACACAAGTAATGACAAATAATGGCGGGGTTACATTAACCAAATCATTAGTTCCATGTTCTACAAAAGCCATATCACAGAAAGCAGAATTACTGGATGCCACAGAATCTGTTTTATCAACGTACCCAAGTACTTCAGTTAATTCTGAAACGAGAGAAGCggaaataaatgtaagaaatgtgcAATCAACTGATCAGAAGGAAGAATATTCTTCTCAAGGAGAAAGTATAGTAGAAAAAAAACCATATGTATCAGAACAGATTTCAGCAGAATCTTGTCAAAGAACCAATGGACAAGCAAATACACTTTCCCAAAAGTCGTACACTCAAATCGAATCGTTATCAAATGATAATCTCGCATCATCAAATCTTTCTACGTCACTACCTATGTCTGTTGGTAATGGAATCAATCCAATTTCTACATCAACAATAAGTCAATCTACATCTACATTTCCCTATATGGTACAGGATTTGGTAAATAGTACTATGATGAAAAATTCTCTCAAAAGTTTGAGTACATCAACGACGCAAAAATTATCCTCTACTGCAATTTCTGAAAATGAAGTACCTACATCTTCAGTATCAGAAAGTTCTACAGCATTTACTATACCTTCCTTgaacgtttcttcttctttgaaaAGTAGTTATCTAAGTCCAAGTACTTCAAAAGAGTCCGTTTTGAAAGCGAATTTAGAAATAACTAATACATATTCAGTGCCTCCTTGTCCTGATGCTATTCCAATCTCTTTGATGAAACCAACaattcgtaaaaatgaattaattacgaagggttctaatttaaatgaaatttgtgcAAAAATTGGAGCCTCTGGTTcaaaaattaacgatatttgtGCTAAAATTGGGGaaaattctaaagaaaaaaacaaaacggAAGTAAGAAGTAAATCCGATATCcctgatttattaaaaatcggGAGAAAGAATGGTTCGCCATCAATCGCTATTGATTCCAGTAGTAAACAGCAGCAACATACAAATATTCCAAATGTGCCCGTTTATGCACCTAATAGTAGTGCAATCACAACAGAGAGCaaacatatttattcaaatgtaAAGGATAGTCTTAGGGCTACTTCGTTAATAACTACTTCTCCAATGGCTACGTCACACTCTTTACAGAAGGTTCTTTCTGTCTCTAAAAAGCAAAGTCAAGCAGTAGGTTACAAGACTCTCCGTGATCCTCCAAGATGCTGGAATCCTACACTTTCTAAAAACAATTATGTAGCAGTTAAAAATCAAAGTAAAGAGACACAAAACCAATTACATCAAACTACTCTTTTCGAAAGAAGTAAGACAATTCAATCTAAACCggctaaaatttttaaaatgagaAACATGCCAAGATATTTGGGTAATCCCGCATCTGGAGTGAAGCCAATGTATGGTATTGGTAATGaatgtaaagaaaaagaacagtCGACAATGGCATCAACAACAACTACAAACACATCTAGCAGTTCTAAAAATGGGAACTTGA AAAATACATCACAGGAAGATGTTAGTGCATTTAATTTGTCTAAGACTGGAAATTTTTGCAACACGGAGGTTGTTAACATACCGACAGAGACAGTTCGAAATTCTAAATCAACTTCGCTTTCTCCCAGTTCAAGTGTTGgacagaataaaaatacatcgatcgttaattcaaaaattaagTTAGAAACGTCTCCGTTGGGTGCAGGCGATCAAGATCAAAATAAGGAACGGTTGGAAAAGGAagttataaaatgtaaagaacaaaatttatatctatcaAAAGGACAAAATTTGGAAAAGAGTCAACCTGATGAGGATAGTGACGGTGtaaatacgaaaaaagaaaaatctccTCCACAAATTAATGGAGATCTCACCAATGAAAAGAAGGACGAAGCaataacagaaaaaataaCAGAACAGAATGAGCAAAATGAAGCAGAGATAGTACAAGTTTCAGAAAAAgttgttgaaaaagaaaaagtagaagaacCCAAAAGCGAGAAATGTGAAAAAACCGAGGAGCAACAGAATAATTCTGAGATTCAAGTCAACAAAACGAAGACATAA
- the LOC122576857 gene encoding mucin-3A-like isoform X1 — MSGQSGGHRLRLSKLNDQLTCKLCGGYFIDATTIIECLHSFCRSCIVKYLENNKYCPICEVQVHKSKPLLNIRPDHTLQDIVYKLVPGCYQNEMRCRRDFYLKHPEACTQATSPEARGEPIESHIYSPDESLSLSLEYFSPSKDIKGIAVKPLLRRYLRCPAAVTIFHLQKLIRAKYGLTDAHRVDVMYKEEPLCSSYTLMDVMYIYHWRRKVPLHLSYRIFESSPKRIKLSEDNVNYKTTLLHAGIDSIESKEEKSIKREWKEVQLKISETGIMSITDITDQQFKKNTKVEESITSIETINTSIVEENDSKIPEVSEGNKPSSDKQDVSESDNSFKLNEFGEQKCSNQTETAKALTKGIENTINLKYEEESKNRSDNNNVEDKTILQKSIQSQEMAQYVGEHEIRNNNIENKDQKESSRNNNNIIADKLENSKQNSRNEIKFINTGSKINALSVKLQFQPKTGQISSNNASSKKVTKDRKITPQSSKKVDVKITENLKSTELKNSFDPSKTQVMTNNGGVTLTKSLVPCSTKAISQKAELLDATESVLSTYPSTSVNSETREAEINVRNVQSTDQKEEYSSQGESIVEKKPYVSEQISAESCQRTNGQANTLSQKSYTQIESLSNDNLASSNLSTSLPMSVGNGINPISTSTISQSTSTFPYMVQDLVNSTMMKNSLKSLSTSTTQKLSSTAISENEVPTSSVSESSTAFTIPSLNVSSSLKSSYLSPSTSKESVLKANLEITNTYSVPPCPDAIPISLMKPTIRKNELITKGSNLNEICAKIGASGSKINDICAKIGENSKEKNKTEVRSKSDIPDLLKIGRKNGSPSIAIDSSSKQQQHTNIPNVPVYAPNSSAITTESKHIYSNVKDSLRATSLITTSPMATSHSLQKVLSVSKKQSQAVGYKTLRDPPRCWNPTLSKNNYVAVKNQSKETQNQLHQTTLFERSKTIQSKPAKIFKMRNMPRYLGNPASGVKPMYGIGNECKEKEQSTMASTTTTNTSSSSKNGNLSMMKIDPKTLSPIVSTVNSPIVSPPPYSPSARNYPNPPFSRDICRSTGSPISPKNSPVNMLSTSPFIPSPTPNMNPGLIYPHFPRPFPDATRFPNPLIRSPIGIPSPSAFHSNLPPSINKLYQRSSYIPQTTGFSPVSQPPTVQRIPPSTYSSPKSPKTTSLTAISPASYNLVKPETQAIATSLETNNLLLPENTSQEDVSAFNLSKTGNFCNTEVVNIPTETVRNSKSTSLSPSSSVGQNKNTSIVNSKIKLETSPLGAGDQDQNKERLEKEVIKCKEQNLYLSKGQNLEKSQPDEDSDGVNTKKEKSPPQINGDLTNEKKDEAITEKITEQNEQNEAEIVQVSEKVVEKEKVEEPKSEKCEKTEEQQNNSEIQVNKTKT; from the exons ATGTCAGGTCAGAGTGGAGGGCATCGGTTAAGGTTGTCCAAACTCAACGATCAGCTGACGTGCAAATTATGCGGTGGATATTTCATTGATGCCACTACTATCATAGAGTGTTTGCATTCGT TTTGCAGGAGCTGTATTGTCAAGTATCTGGAGAACAATAAGTATTGTCCAATATGTGAGGTACAGGTGCACAAAAGTAAACCACTACTCAACATTCGTCCAGACCACACTTTGCAGGACATTGTATATAAACTGGTACCAGGATGCTATCAAa atGAGATGCGATGTAGAAGagacttttatttaaaacatccTGAAGCATGCACTCAAGCAACATCTCCAGAGGCAAGAGGGGAACCAATTGAATCGCATATATATTCTCCAGATGAATCACTTAGTTTATCATTAGAATACTTTAGTCCATCCAAGGACATCAAAGGTATAGCTGTAAAACCTTTATTGAGGCGGTATCTTCGTTGTCCTGCTGCAGTgaccatttttcatttacaaaaGCTTATACGAGCTAAGTATGGCTTAACTGATGCACATAGGGTGGATGTAATGTATAAAGAGGAACCACTGTGTAGTAGTTATACATTGATGGATGTGATGTATATTTATCATTGGAGACGA aaagTGCCATTGCATTTAAGTTACAGAATATTTGAATCTTCTCCAAAGCGAATAAAACTTTCTGAAGATAATGTCAATTATAAAACAACTTTACTTCATGCTGGAATTGATTCCATTGaatcaaaagaagaaaaatcaataaaaaggGAATGGAAAGAAGTACAGTTGAAGATTTCTGAAACCGGTATTATGAGTATTACAGATATAACGGACCaacaatttaagaaaaatacaaaagttgaaGAATCCATTACTAGcattgaaacaataaatacGTCAATAGTTGAAGAAAATGATAGTAAAATACCTGAAGTCAGTGAAGGAAACAAACCGTCTTCAGACAAACAAGACGTTAGCGAGTCTgataattctttcaaattaaacgaatttggTGAACAAAAATGCTCCAATCAAACAGAAACTGCGAAAGCATTAACaaaaggaatagaaaatacgataaaCCTTAAATATGAGGAGGaatcgaaaaatcgatcgGATAATAACAATGTTgaagataaaacaattttgcAGAAGAGTATTCAATCACAAGAGATGGCACAATATGTGGGTGAAcatgaaattagaaataataacattgaaaataaagatcaaAAGGAGTCATcaagaaataacaataatattatcgcGGATAAATTGGAAAACTCTAAGCAAAATTCAAGAAAtgagataaaatttataaatacaggATCGAAAATCAATGCTCTAAGTGTGAAATTACAATTCCAACCGAAAACTGGACAAATTAGCAGTAACAATGCTTCCTCGAAAAAGGTTACGAAAGATAGGAAAATCACACCACAGTCATCTAAAAAGGTAGATGTAAAGATTACTGAAAACTTAAAATCTACAGaactgaaaaattcttttgatCCTTCGAAAACACAAGTAATGACAAATAATGGCGGGGTTACATTAACCAAATCATTAGTTCCATGTTCTACAAAAGCCATATCACAGAAAGCAGAATTACTGGATGCCACAGAATCTGTTTTATCAACGTACCCAAGTACTTCAGTTAATTCTGAAACGAGAGAAGCggaaataaatgtaagaaatgtgcAATCAACTGATCAGAAGGAAGAATATTCTTCTCAAGGAGAAAGTATAGTAGAAAAAAAACCATATGTATCAGAACAGATTTCAGCAGAATCTTGTCAAAGAACCAATGGACAAGCAAATACACTTTCCCAAAAGTCGTACACTCAAATCGAATCGTTATCAAATGATAATCTCGCATCATCAAATCTTTCTACGTCACTACCTATGTCTGTTGGTAATGGAATCAATCCAATTTCTACATCAACAATAAGTCAATCTACATCTACATTTCCCTATATGGTACAGGATTTGGTAAATAGTACTATGATGAAAAATTCTCTCAAAAGTTTGAGTACATCAACGACGCAAAAATTATCCTCTACTGCAATTTCTGAAAATGAAGTACCTACATCTTCAGTATCAGAAAGTTCTACAGCATTTACTATACCTTCCTTgaacgtttcttcttctttgaaaAGTAGTTATCTAAGTCCAAGTACTTCAAAAGAGTCCGTTTTGAAAGCGAATTTAGAAATAACTAATACATATTCAGTGCCTCCTTGTCCTGATGCTATTCCAATCTCTTTGATGAAACCAACaattcgtaaaaatgaattaattacgaagggttctaatttaaatgaaatttgtgcAAAAATTGGAGCCTCTGGTTcaaaaattaacgatatttgtGCTAAAATTGGGGaaaattctaaagaaaaaaacaaaacggAAGTAAGAAGTAAATCCGATATCcctgatttattaaaaatcggGAGAAAGAATGGTTCGCCATCAATCGCTATTGATTCCAGTAGTAAACAGCAGCAACATACAAATATTCCAAATGTGCCCGTTTATGCACCTAATAGTAGTGCAATCACAACAGAGAGCaaacatatttattcaaatgtaAAGGATAGTCTTAGGGCTACTTCGTTAATAACTACTTCTCCAATGGCTACGTCACACTCTTTACAGAAGGTTCTTTCTGTCTCTAAAAAGCAAAGTCAAGCAGTAGGTTACAAGACTCTCCGTGATCCTCCAAGATGCTGGAATCCTACACTTTCTAAAAACAATTATGTAGCAGTTAAAAATCAAAGTAAAGAGACACAAAACCAATTACATCAAACTACTCTTTTCGAAAGAAGTAAGACAATTCAATCTAAACCggctaaaatttttaaaatgagaAACATGCCAAGATATTTGGGTAATCCCGCATCTGGAGTGAAGCCAATGTATGGTATTGGTAATGaatgtaaagaaaaagaacagtCGACAATGGCATCAACAACAACTACAAACACATCTAGCAGTTCTAAAAATGGGAACTTGAGTATGATGAAGATAGATCCTAAAACTTTATCTCCAATTGTATCAACAGTTAATTCACCTATCGTTTCACCACCTCCATATTCTCCTAGTGCAAGGAATTACCCAAATCCTCCATTCTCAAGAGATATTTGTAGAAGTACTGGTTCGCCAATATCTCCAAAAAATTCTCCAGTAAATATGCTTTCAACGAGTCCTTTTATACCTTCTCCAACACCAAATATGAATCCTGGGCTAATCTATCCTCACTTTCCACGACCATTTCCAGATGCTACTAGATTTCCAAATCCTTTGATACGTTCACCAATAGGAATTCCATCTCCCAGTGCCTTCCATAGTAATTTACCTccttcaattaataaattgtatcaaCGATCTAGTTATATTCCACAAACTACTGGCTTTTCTCCAGTTTCACAACCCCCAACAGTTCAGAGAATACCACCAAGCACCTATTCCTCACCTAAGTCACCTAAAACTACCTCTCTAACAGCAATTTCTCCTGCATCTTACAACTTGGTCAAACCCGAAACACAAGCGATTGCAACATCTCTTGAGACTAATAACCTGCTTCTTCCAGAAAATACATCACAGGAAGATGTTAGTGCATTTAATTTGTCTAAGACTGGAAATTTTTGCAACACGGAGGTTGTTAACATACCGACAGAGACAGTTCGAAATTCTAAATCAACTTCGCTTTCTCCCAGTTCAAGTGTTGgacagaataaaaatacatcgatcgttaattcaaaaattaagTTAGAAACGTCTCCGTTGGGTGCAGGCGATCAAGATCAAAATAAGGAACGGTTGGAAAAGGAagttataaaatgtaaagaacaaaatttatatctatcaAAAGGACAAAATTTGGAAAAGAGTCAACCTGATGAGGATAGTGACGGTGtaaatacgaaaaaagaaaaatctccTCCACAAATTAATGGAGATCTCACCAATGAAAAGAAGGACGAAGCaataacagaaaaaataaCAGAACAGAATGAGCAAAATGAAGCAGAGATAGTACAAGTTTCAGAAAAAgttgttgaaaaagaaaaagtagaagaacCCAAAAGCGAGAAATGTGAAAAAACCGAGGAGCAACAGAATAATTCTGAGATTCAAGTCAACAAAACGAAGACATAA